In the Pithys albifrons albifrons isolate INPA30051 chromosome 3, PitAlb_v1, whole genome shotgun sequence genome, one interval contains:
- the SLC17A8 gene encoding vesicular glutamate transporter 3 has translation MPFKGLRSLKERFFNPGKEEVKNTISDSLGNLRRKIDGTNTEEDHIELTEEGRPVQASTRKPALCECYCCGLPKRYIIAIMSGLGFCISFGIRCNLGVAIVEMVNNSTVYVNGKPELQTAQFNWDPETVGLIHGSFFWGYIVTQIPGGFISNKLAANRVFGAAIFLTSTLNMIIPSAARVHYGCVMFVRILQGLVEGVTYPACHGMWSKWAPPLERSRLATTSFCGSYAGAVVAMPLAGVLVQYIGWSSVFYIYGMFGIVWYMFWLLHAYESPAAHPTITNEERIYIETSIGEGASLANAGKFSTPWKRFFTSMPVYAIIVANFCRSWTFYLLLISQPAYFEEVFGFAISKVGLLSAVPHMVMTIIVPIGGQLADFLRSRKILTTTTVRKIMNCGGFGMEATLLLVVGYSHTKGVAISFLVLAVGFSGFAISGFNVNHLDIAPRYASILMGISNGVGTLSGMVCPLIVGAMTKHKTREEWQNVFLIAALVHYSGVIFYAIFASGEKQEWADPEVLNEEKCGIIDHDELTEETEMNNETFVSPKKMYGATSQNSEVQRREWRKQKQVTQDLEEQTSYHYENGNFQDLS, from the exons GAAAATCGATGGCACCAACACAGAGGAGGATCACATTGAGCTGACAGAAGAGGGGCGGCCCGTGCAGGCGAGCACCCGCAAGCCAGCACTGTGTGAATGCTACTGCTGTGGGCTGCCCAAGCGCTACATCATTGCCATAATGAGTGGGCTGGGCTTTTGCATCTCCTTCGGAATTAGATGCAACCTGGGTGTTGCCATTGTGGAAATGGTGAACAATAGCACTGTATATGTCAATGGAAAACCAGAGCTTCAG ACAGCCCAATTCAACTGGGATCCAGAGACAGTGGGACTCATTCATGGCTCTTTTTTCTGGGGTTACATTGTGACACAGATTCCAGGAGGGTTCATCTCAAACAAACTGGCTGCTAACAG GGTATTTGGAGCAGCTATCTTTCTAACATCTACCCTGAACATGATCATCCCTTCTGCAGCAAGAGTGCATTATGGCTGTGTGATGTTTGTAAGGATTCTTCAGGGTCTGGTGGAG GGCGTCACCTACCCAGCCTGCCATGGGATGTGGAGTAAATGGGCTCCGCCACTGGAGAGGAGCAGGTTGGCTACAACATCGTTCTGTG GGTCTTATGCAGGTGCGGTGGTCGCCATGCCACTGGCAGGTGTGCTGGTACAGTATATAGGATGGTCATCCGTCTTTTATATTTATG GAATGTTTGGGATTGTTTGGTACATGTTCTGGCTGCTTCATGCCTATGAGAGCCCTGCTGCACATCCAACAATAACCAATGAAGAAAGGATATATATAGAAACAAGTATAGGAGAAGGAGCCAGCCTGGCTAATGCAGGT AAATTCAGTACTCCTTGGAAGAGATTTTTCACTTCAATGCCAGTTTACGCAATCATTGTGGCAAACTTCTGCAGAAGCTGGACCTTCTATTTGCTCCTTATAAGTCAGCCTGCTTACTTTGAAGAAGTCTTTGGATTTGCAATAAGCAAG GTTGGCCTTTTGTCAGCAGTTCCTCACATGGTCATGACAATAATCGTGCCCATTGGAGGGCAGCTCGCTGACTTCTTACGGAGCAGGAAGATCTTAACTACTACCACTGTAAGGAAGATCATGAACTGCGGAG GCTTTGGGATGGAAGCAACCTTGCTTTTGGTGGTTGGTTATTCTCATACAAAAGGTGTGGCTATTTCCTTTCTGGTGTTAGCAGTAGGCTTCAGTGGCTTTGCAATTTCAG GATTCAATGTGAATCACTTGGACATCGCCCCGCGTTATGCCAGCATTCTGATGGGCATCTCCAATGGCGTGGGGACACTGTCGGGAATGGTGTGCCCACTCATTGTTGGTGCAATGACAAAACATAAG ACCCGAGAAGAATGGCAGAACGTCTTTCTGATTGCAGCCCTGGTGCATTACAGTGGTGTGATATTCTATGCTATCTTTGCATCTGGGGAGAAGCAGGAATGGGCTGACCCTGAAGTCCTCAACGAAGAGAAATGTGGGATAATTGATCATGATGAACTGACTGAAGAAACAGAGATGAACAATGAAACTTTTGTAAGTCCAAAGAAAATGTATGGTGCTACCAGTCAAAACAGTGAAGTACAGAGAAGGGAGTGGAGGAAGCAAAAGCAAGTAACTCAAGACTTGGAAGAACAGACTTCTTACcattatgaaaatggaaattttcaaGATTTGTCCTAA